One stretch of Gouania willdenowi chromosome 16, fGouWil2.1, whole genome shotgun sequence DNA includes these proteins:
- the gba1 gene encoding lysosomal acid glucosylceramidase, translating into MTLHSASVHLVVVVFLSADCILSLGSSKCVPRDFGHGSVVCECNSTYCDSVGSVRLPPVGLFSSYLSSRAGSRMEQTLGHSQANSTGAGLRLTIEKQQKYQMIRGFGGAMTDAAAINILSLSAGAQEQLLRQYFSDDGIGYSIVRVPMASCDFSTRLYTYADTPADYNLDGFTLAPEDVNMKIPLLQRAQTMSPQPLSLLASAWSAPSWMKTNGALTGKGSLKGQPGGKEYKTWAHYYIRFLEEYAKYNLTFWALTTGNEPTAGLMTNYSFQALGFTPEQQRDWVAMDLGPALHASSFPHTHIIILDDNRLLLPHWAKVVLSDVQSGRYIHGVAVHWYMDRLIPADISLGTTHHLYPEYYLIGTEACAGWSPLDRGVKLGSWDRAEQYAHDIIEDLNQYVVGWTDWNLALDLTGGPNWVKNFVDSPVIVDAKQDVFYKQPTFYSMAHFSKFLWEGSQRVGLSASTQTKLEYSAFIRPDQSVVLIILNRSPSEVEFEVWDPAVGFLQATAPAHSLLTLAWNTH; encoded by the exons atgacACTGCACTCAGCCTCTGTGCACTTGGTTGTGGTGGTGTTCCTCTCTGCTGACTGCATCCTCTCTCTGG GAAGCAGTAAATGTGTTCCCAGAGACTTTGGCCATGGCTCAGTGGTGTGTGAGTGTAACTCCACCTACTGTGACAGTGTCGGCTCTGTCAGGCTTCCACCCGTGGGTCTATTCTCCTCCTACCTGAGCAGCAGAGCAGGCAGCAGGATGGAGCAAACACTGGGTCACAGCCAGGCCAACAGCACCGGTGCAG GGCTCAGGTTGACCATTGAGAAACAGCAGAAATACCAGATGATCAGAGGCTTTGGTGGAGCCATGACAGACGCAGCAGCCATCAACATACTGTCACTGTCTGCTGGTGCACAGGAGCAGCTGCTACGACAGTACTTCTCCGATGACG GTATTGGCTACAGCATCGTGAGGGTCCCCATGGCCAGCTGTGACTTCTCCACCCGTTTGTACACCTACGCTGACACGCCTGCAGACTACAACCTGGATGGATTCACACTGGCCCCTGAGGATGTCAATATGAAG atCCCCCTCCTGCAGAGAGCCCAAACCATGTCACCACAACCTCTGTCACTTCTAGCGAGTGCTTGGAGCGCCCCCAGTTGGATGAAAACTAATGGTGCACTGACAGGAAAAGGTTCTTTAAAGGGCCAGCCAGGGGGAAAGGAGTATAAAACGTGGGCTCATTACTACATCAG GTTCCTAGAGGAGTATGCTAAATATAACCTGACTTTCTGGGCACTGACTACAGGGAATGAGCCCACTGCAGGACTGATGACAAACTACAG TTTTCAGGCTCTGGGTTTCACTCCAGAGCAGCAGAGGGACTGGGTGGCCATGGACTTAGGCCCAGCCCTGCACGCTTCATCattccctcacacacacatcatcatCCTGGATGACAACCGGCTGCTGCTCCCTCACTGGGCCAAGGTG GTGCTGAGTGATGTCCAATCAGGACGGTACATCCATGGCGTGGCAGTCCATTGGTACATGGACAGACTGATTCCTGCCGACATTAGCCTGGGAACTACTCATCACCTCTACCCAGAGTATTACCTGATTGGTACCGAGGCCTGTGCTGGCTGGAGCCCATTGGACAGAGGAGTGAAGCTGGGAAGCTGGGACAGGGCGGAGCAGTACGCTCATGACATCATAGAG GATTTGAACCAGTACGTGGTGGGTTGGACTGACTGGAACTTGGCCCTGGACCTCACTGGTGGTCCAAACTGGGTTAAAAACTTTGTGGACAGCCCCGTCATAGTGGATGCAAAACAAGACGTTTTCTACAAACAGCCGACTTTTTATAGCATGGCACACTTcag TAAGTTTCTGTGGGAGGGGTCTCAAAGGGTGGGGCTGTCTGCCAGCACGCAAACCAAGCTGGAATACTCAGCCTTCATCAGACCCGACCAATCAGTGGTGCTCATCATACTCAACAG GTCACCATCAGAGGTGGAGTTTGAAGTGTGGGATCCTGCAGTGGGATTCCTCCAAGCCACCGCTCCTGCTCACTCACTGCTCACATTAGCTTGGAACACACACTGA